One window of Ciconia boyciana chromosome 10, ASM3463844v1, whole genome shotgun sequence genomic DNA carries:
- the CD28 gene encoding T-cell-specific surface glycoprotein CD28: MLLGILVVLCFIPTADVTENKILVAQRPLLTVANKTATLVCNYTYNGTGKEFRASLHKGTDSAVEVCFISWNTTKISSNSNKEFNCQGIHDKDKVIFNLWNMSASQTDIYFCKIEAMYPPPYVYNEKSNGTVIHVKETPIQTQEPQSAIPLWIMVAVTGVLAFYSMLITAVFINYWQKSKKNTYHQSDYMNMTPRHPPYQKNKGYPSYAPTRDYTAYRSWQP; this comes from the exons aaaacaagattttagTGGCTCAGCGTCCTTTGCTCACCGTAGCTAACAAAACTGCAACTCTCGTCTGCAACTACACATACAATGGAACAGGGAAGGAATTTCGAGCTTCACTGCACAAAGGAACAGACAGTGCAGTTGaagtttgctttatttcatgGAACACAACCAAAATTAGCAGTAATTCAAATAAAGAATTCAACTGCCAGGGGATTCATGATAAAGACAAAGTCATCTTCAATCTTTGGAATATGAGTGCCAGCCAAACTGACATCTACTTCTGCAAAATTGAGGCCATGTATCCACCCCCATATGTCTACAATGAGAAGAGCAATGGGACCGTCATTCACGTGAAAG AGACACCCATCCAAACACAAGAGCCTCAGTCTGCAATTCCTTTGTGGATTATGGTGGCAGTGACTGGAGTTCTTGCTTTCTACAGTATGCTAATAACTGCAGTTTTTATTAACTACTGG CAAAAATCCAAGAAGAATACATACCATCAGAGTGACTACATGAACATGACTCCCCGGCATCCACCATACCAGAAGAACAAGGGTTATCCATCCTATGCGCCAACACGAGACTACACTGCATATCGGTCCTGGCAGCCATGA